From Corynebacterium sp. BD556, the proteins below share one genomic window:
- a CDS encoding copper transporter, translating into MGRKDGGRRTAARRGGRTIAALAGVTWGLAAGIVAGALVVAPALSAVGDTTTDSAAASTQQALARAEAAEGELAAANELLGQKGAEFVEGVLRDNAVLVIYAPGSQPETYSRVAELLDAAGADPAGVVTLSEKFTSQQGADELATIISHTLPAGAQLSTHNQSAATHAGESFAQGLFTGAEGQARASQNDRDFLVSSLAEAGYVSTQGDVIAADAVVILTAEAEETSARFADGAVGDFAVALSARDVPVVVALQGSKNNSGVEIALSERGEHGVETVEIAATEAGAINVIRALRAVLAQE; encoded by the coding sequence GTGGGACGAAAAGATGGGGGAAGAAGGACGGCGGCGCGCCGCGGCGGCCGCACGATAGCGGCTCTCGCTGGTGTGACGTGGGGTCTTGCTGCAGGAATAGTTGCGGGGGCGCTTGTTGTGGCACCCGCTTTGAGTGCGGTGGGCGATACAACCACTGATTCTGCGGCAGCTTCGACACAGCAAGCCCTCGCTCGCGCCGAGGCTGCCGAGGGAGAGCTCGCCGCGGCTAACGAGCTGCTTGGGCAAAAAGGAGCGGAGTTCGTCGAGGGCGTGCTGCGCGACAACGCAGTGCTGGTCATCTACGCTCCAGGTTCGCAGCCGGAGACCTATAGTCGCGTGGCAGAGCTTTTGGATGCTGCTGGGGCCGACCCCGCAGGGGTGGTGACCTTAAGTGAGAAGTTCACCTCCCAGCAGGGTGCCGACGAACTTGCCACGATCATTTCTCATACTTTGCCCGCTGGCGCCCAGCTTTCCACTCACAACCAGTCGGCGGCGACGCACGCTGGTGAGAGTTTTGCTCAGGGTCTTTTTACCGGTGCCGAGGGGCAAGCCCGCGCAAGTCAAAACGATCGCGATTTCCTTGTGTCTAGCCTTGCCGAAGCGGGGTATGTGAGCACGCAGGGCGATGTCATCGCCGCGGATGCGGTGGTTATCCTCACTGCGGAGGCGGAGGAGACTTCAGCGCGTTTTGCAGACGGTGCGGTGGGCGATTTCGCCGTTGCTTTAAGCGCTCGGGACGTCCCGGTGGTTGTTGCCCTCCAGGGCAGCAAGAACAACAGCGGCGTGGAGATCGCTTTGTCTGAACGCGGCGAGCATGGTGTAGAAACCGTAGAAATAGCGGCGACGGAGGCAGGAGCCATCAACGTGATCCGTGCGCTGCGCGCCGTGCTGGCGCAGGAGTAA
- a CDS encoding NUDIX hydrolase, with amino-acid sequence MAHEYSVTDSSILVDAPIIALRRDRVVMPGGRQANREVMEHFGAVAVVALDEQGRVAVIEQYRRAVDKRLLELPAGILDIADEDPLDCAKRELVEEAGLVARTWSVLVDLVTSPGFSDEAVRVFLARDLTEVQRPAADDEEADLGFAWLGLDDAVRRVLAGEIVNSIAVGGILAAASVESGAAAARPKAAPFELRPWRLAERRKAQGIGPDLKML; translated from the coding sequence ATGGCCCATGAATATAGCGTCACCGATTCTTCGATTCTTGTTGATGCCCCCATTATTGCGCTGCGGCGCGACCGCGTCGTCATGCCCGGAGGTAGGCAGGCCAACCGTGAGGTGATGGAGCATTTCGGCGCTGTGGCGGTGGTGGCATTAGACGAACAGGGGCGCGTGGCGGTGATCGAGCAGTATCGAAGGGCCGTCGACAAGCGACTGCTGGAACTTCCCGCAGGCATCCTCGATATAGCCGACGAGGATCCGTTGGACTGCGCGAAGCGTGAGCTGGTGGAAGAAGCGGGTCTTGTGGCGCGGACGTGGTCTGTGTTGGTGGACCTGGTGACTTCCCCGGGCTTTTCCGATGAGGCCGTGCGCGTCTTTTTGGCCCGCGACTTAACTGAGGTTCAACGCCCCGCCGCCGATGATGAGGAGGCGGACTTGGGATTTGCGTGGCTGGGCCTTGACGACGCTGTGAGGCGCGTGTTGGCCGGCGAGATAGTCAACTCGATTGCGGTGGGCGGTATTCTCGCCGCGGCATCTGTGGAGTCCGGCGCAGCCGCAGCGCGGCCGAAAGCTGCGCCTTTTGAGTTGCGTCCGTGGAGGTTGGCCGAGCGTCGCAAAGCGCAGGGCATCGGCCCCGATTTGAAGATGCTGTGA
- the xerD gene encoding site-specific tyrosine recombinase XerD, giving the protein MRPETIAQAWLDHLAVERGRSPHTLSNYRRDLRRYTQWLVAAGRRELAEVTATDVEAYVAELRRGTEQQAPLSASSTARALSVARGLHKFALSEGVVAADVAAEVAPPTAGEKLPDTLSIDEVATLLDACPTDTASQLRDKALLELLYATGARISEVLALSVDDVADIPGVVTVTGKGAKQRLVPVGRAAQDALKAYLVRGRPALATGISHAVFLNKRGGALSRQSAWTIIKNAAQRAHIDRVVSPHTLRHSFATHLLQGGADVRTVQELLGHSSVTTTQIYTHVTAENLREVFRSAHPRAM; this is encoded by the coding sequence ATGCGGCCGGAAACCATCGCTCAAGCATGGCTTGACCACCTCGCTGTGGAACGCGGCCGCTCCCCTCACACGCTGAGCAATTATCGCCGTGACCTGCGTCGCTACACGCAGTGGCTGGTTGCGGCTGGCCGTCGAGAACTTGCCGAGGTCACAGCAACCGACGTTGAAGCTTACGTCGCTGAACTGCGGCGCGGCACTGAGCAGCAGGCGCCGCTTTCGGCCTCCTCGACTGCGCGGGCGCTGTCTGTTGCGCGCGGGCTGCACAAATTTGCCCTCAGTGAGGGAGTGGTTGCGGCGGATGTGGCCGCTGAGGTTGCGCCGCCGACGGCGGGGGAGAAGTTACCGGACACGCTGAGTATTGACGAGGTAGCTACGCTTCTCGACGCCTGCCCGACCGATACCGCCTCCCAGTTGCGTGACAAGGCGCTGCTTGAATTGCTCTACGCTACCGGTGCGCGCATTTCTGAGGTGCTCGCCTTAAGCGTCGATGATGTCGCTGACATCCCAGGGGTGGTCACTGTAACGGGCAAGGGTGCAAAACAGCGCCTGGTGCCTGTGGGCCGAGCCGCCCAAGACGCACTGAAGGCGTACCTGGTACGTGGCAGGCCGGCGCTTGCCACGGGGATTTCACACGCGGTGTTTTTAAACAAGCGCGGCGGCGCGCTGTCGCGCCAAAGCGCCTGGACCATCATCAAAAATGCGGCGCAGCGCGCGCACATTGATCGTGTTGTCTCCCCGCACACTTTGCGCCACTCTTTTGCTACCCATCTGCTGCAAGGCGGGGCAGATGTGCGCACGGTTCAGGAACTGTTGGGACATTCTTCAGTGACCACGACGCAGATTTATACCCACGTCACCGCCGAGAACCTCCGTGAGGTCTTTCGCAGCGCGCACCCTCGTGCAATGTAG
- a CDS encoding ParA family protein, producing the protein MTDGSLFEANTKDEATVGLTGRPIREFATPKPLDKHGPATVISMVNQKGGVGKTTSTINLGACLAEQGRKVLLVDLDPQGALSAGLGVSHDEDQVTVYDLLFDNTASIHAAIHHSNVSGLDLVPANIDLSAAEIQLVNEVGREHTLARVLRPVRKEYDVIILDCGPSLGLLTVNALAASQGVIIPMECEYFSLRGLALLTDTVEKVRDRINFDLEIVGILVTMFDRRTTHAREVMDRVLEVFGETVFDTVITRTVRFPETSVAGEPIITWAPSSQGAQQYRNLALEVLERTEQ; encoded by the coding sequence ATGACGGACGGTTCGTTGTTCGAGGCGAACACAAAAGACGAGGCCACTGTCGGCCTCACTGGTCGCCCGATCCGCGAGTTCGCTACGCCTAAACCGCTGGATAAACACGGTCCGGCCACGGTGATTTCGATGGTGAACCAAAAAGGCGGGGTGGGCAAGACGACCTCGACTATCAACCTGGGGGCGTGCCTGGCGGAGCAGGGGCGTAAAGTCCTCCTCGTTGACTTAGACCCGCAGGGGGCCCTGTCGGCGGGGCTCGGCGTCTCCCACGACGAAGACCAAGTCACCGTCTACGACCTACTTTTCGACAACACCGCGAGCATCCACGCTGCTATCCACCACTCTAACGTCTCCGGCCTCGACCTAGTCCCAGCCAACATTGACCTTTCAGCGGCGGAAATCCAGTTGGTCAACGAAGTTGGACGCGAACACACACTCGCCCGTGTCCTGCGCCCAGTGCGCAAGGAATATGACGTCATCATCCTTGACTGCGGGCCTTCCCTCGGCCTGCTCACCGTCAACGCGCTCGCGGCCTCCCAAGGCGTAATCATCCCCATGGAGTGCGAGTACTTCTCCCTGCGTGGCCTCGCGCTGCTGACCGACACAGTAGAAAAGGTCCGCGACCGCATCAATTTCGACCTAGAAATCGTCGGCATCCTAGTTACCATGTTCGACCGTCGCACCACCCACGCCCGCGAAGTGATGGATCGCGTCCTCGAAGTCTTTGGAGAGACGGTTTTTGACACCGTAATCACCCGCACCGTGCGCTTCCCGGAGACGTCAGTGGCAGGAGAGCCGATCATCACCTGGGCGCCGTCCTCACAAGGGGCACAGCAGTACCGCAACCTGGCGCTGGAAGTGCTGGAGCGCACAGAGCAGTGA
- a CDS encoding segregation and condensation protein A — MTAPASPTLGQQPEITGFTLVLNNFEGPFDLLLSLINSKKLDVTEVALAEVTDEFISYTRTLGHSTQLDETTEFLVVAATLLDWKAARLLPRGEMSEEADLELLESRDLLFARLLQYRAYQQVADLFAQWQKNALFRYPRAVAVEKQFVELLPPVSLGHTPESFALLAASVFRPRPPETVRTDHLHAVPVSVPEQAGKILATLRILGAGQWLSFQALTKDCGRSMEVVGRFLALLELSKARAVETVQEEALGPLEVSWTGAEVDPAVVAAGNWE; from the coding sequence GTGACAGCGCCCGCCAGCCCCACGCTGGGACAACAACCGGAAATAACCGGCTTCACCCTCGTCCTGAACAACTTTGAGGGCCCCTTCGACCTGCTGCTTTCCTTAATCAACTCCAAAAAGCTCGATGTCACCGAGGTGGCCCTAGCCGAGGTGACCGACGAATTTATCTCCTACACCCGCACGCTGGGTCACAGCACCCAACTCGACGAGACCACCGAGTTTCTAGTGGTCGCGGCCACGCTGCTCGATTGGAAGGCGGCGCGCCTTTTGCCGCGCGGCGAAATGTCGGAGGAGGCCGACCTTGAACTTCTCGAATCACGCGACCTGCTTTTCGCCCGCCTTTTGCAGTACCGCGCCTACCAACAAGTCGCGGACCTTTTCGCCCAATGGCAGAAAAACGCTTTGTTTCGCTACCCGCGCGCCGTTGCTGTTGAGAAGCAATTCGTCGAACTATTGCCACCCGTTAGTCTCGGGCACACGCCGGAGAGCTTCGCTTTATTGGCGGCGAGTGTGTTTCGCCCCCGCCCGCCAGAGACAGTGCGCACCGACCACCTCCACGCCGTGCCGGTGTCGGTGCCGGAACAGGCCGGCAAAATCCTCGCAACTTTGCGCATCCTCGGCGCGGGGCAGTGGCTCTCTTTTCAGGCCCTGACGAAGGACTGCGGTCGCTCCATGGAAGTGGTAGGCCGCTTCTTGGCGCTGCTTGAGCTGTCCAAAGCCCGTGCCGTGGAGACAGTCCAAGAGGAGGCGCTGGGCCCTCTCGAGGTGTCCTGGACCGGAGCGGAAGTTGATCCGGCTGTGGTGGCCGCGGGCAACTGGGAATAG
- the scpB gene encoding SMC-Scp complex subunit ScpB, producing MARDFHSDHDSGVHLVSQLRSRLESVLLVLDTPANVEALARALGAQRDDVEQLLAEIRDEFDRRGSGFDLRETAEGWRLYTRPANAEAVEAFLLDGSQTRLSRAAMETLAVVAYRQPVTRAQVAGVRGVNVDGVMRTLALRGLITEVDPDEASGAHRYVTTELFLELLGIDCLERLPDLAPLMPEIDAIDDAW from the coding sequence ATGGCCCGCGATTTCCACAGTGACCACGATTCCGGCGTGCACTTGGTCTCCCAGTTGCGCTCACGGCTGGAATCAGTGCTGCTTGTGCTCGATACCCCCGCCAATGTGGAGGCGTTGGCGCGGGCTTTGGGGGCGCAAAGAGACGACGTCGAGCAGCTATTGGCGGAAATTCGCGATGAGTTCGACCGCCGCGGCAGCGGGTTTGACCTGCGGGAAACCGCCGAAGGGTGGCGTTTATATACCCGCCCGGCCAATGCCGAGGCTGTCGAAGCTTTCCTTCTCGACGGCTCCCAGACCCGCCTTTCCCGCGCCGCGATGGAAACCCTCGCGGTGGTCGCTTACCGGCAGCCGGTCACCCGTGCTCAGGTTGCGGGGGTGCGCGGCGTCAACGTCGACGGGGTGATGCGCACGCTTGCGCTGCGCGGGTTGATCACGGAAGTCGACCCCGACGAAGCCAGCGGTGCCCACCGCTATGTCACCACGGAGCTTTTCCTTGAGCTACTCGGGATAGATTGCTTGGAACGGCTGCCGGATCTTGCGCCGCTTATGCCGGAGATCGACGCGATCGACGACGCTTGGTAA
- a CDS encoding pseudouridine synthase: MTPPARRDGTPDNRRGKDDTFYISYAKPAKKQNVSLEKRRAAAQEQPHPLEDNWWDEPDTPANSTYAKEGVRLQKVLAQAGVASRRHAEIMIDQGRVEVNGKIVSRQGMRVDPTTDIIRVDGTRINVNEELEYFAFNKPRGVHSTMKDELDRTSVGSYLSEKTASGQRLFHVGRLDADTEGLLLLTNDGQLANRLMHPRYEISKTYMATVLGEVKPSLVKELKNGIELDDGTAAADYVQIVDVHNGQSIVRLEIHEGRKHIVRRMLKTAGYPVQRLVRTKIHTVQLGEMKPGSMRALNSAELTSLYKAVEM; the protein is encoded by the coding sequence GTGACTCCACCCGCTCGCCGAGACGGCACACCGGATAACAGGAGAGGCAAGGACGACACGTTCTATATCTCCTATGCCAAGCCGGCAAAGAAACAAAACGTCAGCCTAGAAAAGCGCCGCGCCGCAGCGCAGGAACAACCCCACCCGCTGGAAGATAATTGGTGGGATGAGCCGGACACGCCCGCGAACTCCACGTACGCCAAGGAGGGGGTGCGACTGCAGAAAGTGCTGGCCCAGGCGGGTGTGGCGTCTCGCCGCCACGCAGAGATCATGATTGACCAAGGCCGCGTTGAGGTCAACGGAAAAATTGTTTCCCGTCAGGGCATGCGCGTCGACCCCACCACCGACATCATCCGTGTTGACGGGACGCGAATCAACGTCAACGAGGAACTTGAGTACTTTGCGTTCAATAAACCGCGCGGCGTGCACTCCACGATGAAAGATGAGCTGGATCGCACCTCGGTGGGCAGTTACCTGTCGGAAAAGACTGCCTCAGGGCAGCGCCTGTTCCACGTCGGACGCCTCGACGCGGACACTGAGGGCCTTTTGCTGCTCACCAACGACGGTCAACTGGCGAACCGTCTCATGCACCCGCGCTACGAGATCTCAAAAACTTACATGGCGACGGTTTTGGGCGAGGTCAAGCCTTCTCTTGTCAAGGAGCTAAAAAACGGCATTGAGCTTGACGACGGCACCGCAGCCGCCGACTATGTCCAAATCGTCGACGTGCACAACGGCCAGTCGATTGTTCGCCTTGAAATCCACGAAGGGCGCAAACACATCGTGCGCCGCATGCTGAAGACCGCCGGCTACCCGGTGCAGCGCTTGGTGCGCACCAAGATCCACACCGTCCAACTCGGGGAGATGAAGCCGGGCTCTATGCGCGCACTCAATTCCGCTGAGCTGACGAGCCTATACAAGGCGGTGGAAATGTAA
- the cmk gene encoding (d)CMP kinase encodes MTLSNMPDNGLLLAVDGPSGTGKSTTCRRLAKKLDAKYVDTGAMYRVATLAVLRAGVDPTDAPAVIAATTDLPLTVSDDPDSTEVLLAGEDVSAEIRGKEVTRNVSAVSAIPQVRENLVALQRKLAAEAHRAIVEGRDIGTVVLHDAPAKAFLTASAQVRAQRRYEQDIAAGRETDYDTVLADVQRRDELDSTRATSPLRPAADAVVIDTSAMDRDEVLAELMTLIERSAS; translated from the coding sequence ATGACACTGTCCAACATGCCCGACAACGGTTTGCTTCTCGCCGTCGACGGACCCTCCGGCACTGGCAAGTCCACCACCTGCCGTCGGTTGGCGAAGAAGCTGGATGCGAAATATGTCGACACTGGTGCGATGTACCGGGTTGCTACGCTCGCTGTGTTGCGCGCAGGGGTCGATCCCACCGATGCTCCGGCTGTGATCGCGGCCACGACAGATTTACCGTTGACGGTGTCAGACGACCCGGATTCCACAGAGGTTCTGCTCGCCGGGGAAGATGTCTCCGCCGAGATCCGCGGAAAAGAAGTCACCCGCAACGTCTCGGCTGTCTCAGCCATTCCTCAGGTGCGCGAAAACCTTGTGGCTTTGCAGCGCAAGCTGGCGGCGGAAGCGCACCGCGCCATTGTAGAAGGCCGCGACATCGGCACTGTCGTGCTTCACGACGCCCCCGCGAAAGCCTTCCTCACCGCCTCCGCTCAGGTGCGTGCCCAGCGCCGCTACGAACAAGACATCGCGGCTGGGCGAGAGACAGATTACGACACCGTTTTGGCGGATGTTCAGCGCCGCGACGAGCTTGATTCCACCCGGGCGACAAGCCCTCTGCGCCCCGCCGCAGACGCGGTAGTCATCGATACCTCCGCGATGGACCGCGACGAGGTCCTAGCGGAGCTAATGACGTTGATCGAAAGGAGCGCCTCATGA
- the der gene encoding ribosome biogenesis GTPase Der gives MSDETNHEYNVELDSQLDSIDGLEELVEFVESTDPEDLTEQEWARVDEVLGTGDFAHVEEALPTVSIVGRPNVGKSTLVNRFIGRREAVVEDHPGVTRDRVSYLADWGGRRFWVQDTGGWDPDAKGIHGAIARQSEAAMETSDIIVMVVDAHTGVTETDAVMARNLQRADVPVILVANKFESESQWADVAEFYALGLGDPWPVSALHGRGGADVLDEILRLFPKEPKAANSITEGPRRVALVGRPNVGKSSLLNKLSKSQRAVVDNVAGTTVDPVDELIQLDGKVWKFIDTAGLRKKVNNAQGHEYYASLRTRGTIDAAEVCVVLIDASQEISEQDQRVISMVLEAGKAMVICFNKWDLMDEDRRYYFDREFDEQINHLPWVTKINISADTGRGLHRLESAMDEALANWDKRVSTGQLNSWLRDAIAANPPPMKNNRLPRVLFSTMASTRPPTVVLFTTGFLDAGYRRYLERKFRETFGYHGTPIRFAVRVRERRSKR, from the coding sequence ATGAGCGATGAAACAAACCACGAGTACAACGTCGAGCTAGATTCGCAACTCGACAGCATTGATGGGCTTGAGGAACTTGTCGAGTTTGTCGAGTCCACCGATCCCGAGGACCTAACCGAGCAGGAGTGGGCGCGCGTCGACGAGGTCCTGGGCACCGGCGATTTCGCACATGTTGAGGAGGCTTTGCCCACGGTATCCATCGTGGGTCGGCCTAACGTGGGCAAGTCCACGTTGGTCAACAGGTTTATCGGGCGCCGTGAAGCAGTGGTTGAAGACCACCCCGGTGTTACCCGTGACCGCGTCAGTTACCTCGCGGACTGGGGCGGGCGCCGCTTCTGGGTCCAAGACACCGGCGGCTGGGACCCAGATGCCAAGGGCATCCACGGCGCGATTGCCCGCCAATCCGAGGCGGCGATGGAGACTTCCGACATCATCGTCATGGTTGTCGACGCTCACACCGGCGTAACCGAAACCGATGCAGTGATGGCGCGCAACCTGCAGCGCGCTGACGTGCCGGTCATCCTGGTGGCGAATAAGTTCGAGTCGGAAAGCCAGTGGGCTGATGTTGCCGAGTTTTACGCGCTGGGGCTCGGTGATCCGTGGCCGGTTTCTGCATTGCATGGCCGTGGCGGCGCCGACGTCCTCGACGAGATTTTGCGTCTCTTTCCAAAGGAGCCGAAAGCCGCCAATTCCATTACCGAAGGCCCACGTCGCGTAGCCCTAGTTGGCCGACCGAACGTGGGTAAGTCCAGCTTGTTAAATAAGCTCAGTAAGTCCCAACGCGCCGTGGTGGACAACGTCGCCGGCACCACCGTCGACCCAGTCGATGAACTGATCCAGCTTGATGGGAAGGTTTGGAAGTTCATTGACACCGCGGGTTTGCGCAAGAAGGTTAACAACGCTCAAGGGCACGAGTATTATGCCAGTTTGCGCACCCGCGGCACCATCGACGCCGCTGAAGTGTGCGTTGTGCTTATCGACGCCTCACAGGAGATTTCTGAGCAGGATCAGCGCGTGATTTCCATGGTGCTAGAAGCGGGCAAGGCCATGGTCATCTGCTTCAACAAGTGGGACCTGATGGATGAAGACCGCCGCTACTACTTTGATCGCGAATTCGACGAGCAGATCAACCACCTGCCGTGGGTGACCAAAATCAACATTTCCGCCGACACGGGACGTGGTTTGCATCGCCTCGAATCTGCCATGGACGAAGCTTTAGCAAACTGGGACAAGCGGGTCTCCACGGGGCAGCTCAACAGTTGGCTGCGTGACGCCATTGCTGCTAACCCGCCGCCCATGAAAAACAACCGACTTCCGCGCGTGCTGTTTTCCACCATGGCGTCTACCCGTCCACCGACGGTAGTGCTGTTTACCACAGGTTTCCTCGACGCCGGTTACCGCCGTTACCTGGAACGCAAATTCCGCGAAACTTTCGGCTACCACGGCACCCCAATCCGGTTCGCGGTGCGTGTGCGCGAAAGGCGCTCCAAGCGCTAG
- a CDS encoding class I SAM-dependent methyltransferase, with product MRPSRKDTPAFRDASQRQRAAGTYQLGAEEYDRARPFYPDEVICMLPEMGTVLDVGAGTGKFTAQLARAGHRVLACEPAAQMAQVLKRNYPGVPVWQASAEATALGDATVDALTAAQTWHWVDPAAASAEADRVIRPGGKLLLCWNTIDVSHPWVLRLTRIMHSGDVLRRGFYPEVKRPWALEQEKRLTWIQPITPEGLFELMATRSYWLRCTPQLREKMTANLTWYLYDRLGFDPGQLLPLPYRTDAFSYTR from the coding sequence ATGAGGCCGAGCAGAAAGGACACCCCGGCGTTTCGGGACGCTTCACAGCGCCAGCGGGCAGCGGGAACTTACCAGCTCGGCGCTGAGGAATACGACCGAGCCCGCCCCTTTTACCCGGATGAAGTTATCTGCATGTTGCCTGAGATGGGAACTGTACTCGATGTCGGGGCGGGCACCGGCAAATTCACTGCCCAGCTTGCGCGTGCCGGGCATCGTGTCCTCGCTTGCGAACCTGCGGCGCAGATGGCGCAGGTGCTCAAACGCAACTACCCGGGTGTGCCCGTGTGGCAGGCTAGCGCCGAAGCAACCGCGCTTGGCGACGCCACCGTCGATGCCCTCACCGCCGCTCAAACCTGGCACTGGGTGGATCCCGCTGCCGCCAGCGCCGAGGCCGACCGGGTGATCCGTCCGGGTGGAAAGTTGTTGCTGTGCTGGAACACCATTGACGTTTCTCACCCGTGGGTGCTGCGGCTCACCCGCATCATGCACTCCGGTGACGTCCTGCGCCGCGGCTTTTACCCGGAGGTTAAACGCCCCTGGGCGCTGGAGCAGGAAAAGCGCCTGACTTGGATCCAACCCATAACTCCAGAGGGACTGTTCGAGTTAATGGCCACCCGCTCCTATTGGCTGCGCTGCACGCCGCAGTTAAGGGAGAAAATGACCGCCAATTTAACCTGGTACCTCTATGACCGCCTCGGGTTTGACCCCGGCCAGCTCCTCCCACTTCCCTACCGCACGGACGCTTTTAGCTACACCCGCTAG
- a CDS encoding alpha/beta hydrolase family esterase codes for MAGVRTAALAACTVALSGLLGCSQPQQLAQPSATPSPTPVHTTTAPPPAQNAGALPRDEAGKPTIQRRHIKAAGLDRTYIISIPPHYDALRALPLILVFHGYGESAEKIRNYSNLEKSTAIVVFMDGMDSAWAPAPYATTTGDQDLAFVDAVRRQVEGEFRINKARVFAAGLSNGGGFATYVGCQRPQTLTAIATVSAAFYAEVSESCSTIPLKHVNFHGTNDPVMEYGGGQRHKASYESIATVLNESARRNHCLLDPIARDFASGVAQFTWLHCDASLIHYQIHGGRHVWPSFATEVLLDFFGVDYDP; via the coding sequence TTGGCAGGGGTACGCACAGCCGCGCTCGCCGCGTGCACAGTGGCACTCTCAGGGCTACTCGGCTGCTCGCAGCCGCAGCAGCTTGCGCAACCAAGCGCGACCCCATCTCCTACACCCGTCCACACCACCACAGCGCCCCCACCGGCGCAAAACGCCGGCGCCCTACCGCGCGATGAGGCCGGCAAACCAACAATCCAACGCCGCCACATCAAAGCCGCTGGGCTGGATCGCACCTACATAATCTCCATCCCCCCTCACTACGACGCCTTGCGCGCACTGCCACTGATCCTGGTTTTCCACGGCTACGGCGAAAGCGCGGAGAAGATTCGCAACTACAGCAACCTGGAAAAATCCACGGCCATAGTGGTGTTTATGGACGGAATGGACTCCGCGTGGGCGCCAGCGCCCTACGCCACGACAACGGGTGATCAAGACCTCGCCTTCGTCGACGCGGTGAGACGGCAAGTAGAAGGGGAATTCAGAATCAACAAGGCGCGGGTGTTCGCCGCAGGCCTCTCCAACGGCGGGGGATTTGCCACCTACGTCGGTTGCCAACGCCCACAGACACTCACCGCGATCGCCACCGTGTCCGCGGCCTTCTACGCAGAGGTTTCCGAAAGCTGTAGCACCATTCCTCTCAAGCACGTGAATTTCCACGGCACCAACGACCCCGTCATGGAGTACGGCGGGGGACAGCGACACAAAGCATCCTACGAATCCATTGCCACCGTGCTCAATGAATCCGCCCGACGCAATCACTGCCTTTTAGATCCCATCGCCCGGGACTTCGCCTCCGGCGTTGCTCAGTTCACCTGGCTGCATTGCGATGCTTCGCTGATCCACTACCAAATTCACGGTGGCCGCCACGTGTGGCCCTCCTTCGCCACCGAGGTCCTTCTCGACTTCTTCGGCGTCGACTACGATCCCTAA
- a CDS encoding diacylglycerol/lipid kinase family protein, giving the protein MSNESVGAVLVVYNPVKVDQNKLRESVSKHAPPSCRIEWVKTHPENEKAGEISVLSRPDIALVLVAGGDGTVRLIASALAGTGISLGVIPVGTGNLLARNLGMDLGLDASVKRAFKGVDRGIDVCRAKLTRPDGTVDCLGFTVMAGLGLDTGMLENTDERLKKRVGPLAYGQGILRSLAKGSDVSATYTIDGEEKTEATLNTMIFGNCGCLINDFPLLPEAKPDDGVFDVITMAPRGPLGWLNVFGWIGINAATAVVRKLPGTHWVKRSRKRNHLLLGGASMLRYARGKRAAVEFSQPHIFELDGDPVGHVVSLVIEVEPKALLVRV; this is encoded by the coding sequence ATGAGCAATGAAAGCGTCGGAGCGGTCCTGGTCGTCTATAACCCAGTCAAGGTCGACCAGAATAAACTGCGCGAAAGCGTATCTAAGCACGCCCCGCCTTCCTGCCGCATCGAGTGGGTTAAGACACACCCGGAGAATGAAAAAGCAGGGGAGATCTCGGTGCTGTCGCGGCCCGACATCGCCCTCGTGCTCGTTGCCGGCGGCGACGGAACCGTGCGGCTCATTGCCTCGGCGCTGGCCGGCACCGGCATAAGCCTCGGGGTTATTCCCGTCGGCACTGGCAACCTTTTGGCCCGCAACCTAGGGATGGACCTGGGGCTGGATGCATCCGTCAAACGCGCCTTTAAAGGAGTGGACCGAGGCATTGACGTGTGCCGGGCGAAGCTGACCCGACCCGACGGCACAGTGGATTGCCTTGGATTTACAGTCATGGCCGGGCTAGGACTCGACACCGGAATGTTAGAAAACACCGACGAACGTTTGAAAAAGCGTGTTGGGCCCCTTGCTTACGGGCAAGGAATCCTGCGCTCCTTAGCAAAGGGCAGCGACGTGAGCGCTACCTACACCATCGACGGCGAAGAAAAAACCGAAGCCACACTCAACACCATGATCTTCGGCAACTGCGGCTGCCTCATCAACGACTTTCCGCTGCTGCCGGAAGCCAAACCCGACGACGGTGTGTTCGATGTGATTACCATGGCCCCGCGCGGCCCGCTCGGCTGGTTGAATGTATTCGGCTGGATAGGCATCAACGCCGCCACTGCCGTGGTGCGCAAACTTCCGGGCACACACTGGGTCAAGCGCAGCCGAAAACGCAATCACCTTCTGCTGGGCGGCGCGTCCATGTTGCGCTACGCGCGAGGCAAGCGCGCTGCCGTGGAGTTTTCCCAACCGCATATCTTCGAACTCGATGGAGATCCCGTGGGCCATGTTGTCTCCTTGGTCATTGAGGTGGAGCCGAAAGCACTGCTTGTGCGGGTGTGA